From the genome of Gracilinanus agilis isolate LMUSP501 chromosome 2, AgileGrace, whole genome shotgun sequence, one region includes:
- the LOC123236572 gene encoding olfactory receptor-like protein DTMT produces the protein MQQVHVEKGNQTIVSEFLLLGLPIQPELKAPFYVLFLAMYLTTVLGNMLIILLIHMDSHLHTPMYLFLSNLSFSDICFSSVTIPKLLVNMQSEKPTIPYPGCLAQMYFFLFFADLESFLLVAMAYDRYVAICYPLHYTVIMSPKLCSFLVVLSWVLTTFHALLHTLLMSRLSFCANNIIPHFFCDMSALLKLACSDTKPNELVIFVMGGLILVVPFLLIITSYAHIISSILKVPSVRGIRKAFSTCGSHLSVVSLFYGTVIGLYLCPSTNNSTVKETVMSIMYTVVTPMLNPFIYSLRNQDMKGAFRKLLAGRKLPFP, from the coding sequence atgCAGCAAGTTCATGTTGAAAAGGGGAACCAAACCATTGTCTCTGAATTCCTTCTCCTGGGTCTGCCTATCCAACCAGAGCTGAAGGCTCCTTTCTATGTCCTCTTCCTGGCTATGTACCTCACTACAGTCCTTGGAAACATGCTCATTATCCTCTTGATCCATATGGACTCCCACCTGCACACACCCATGTATCTCTTCCTCAGCAACCTCTCCTTCTCTGATATATGTTTCTCTTCTGTGACCATCCCCAAACTGTTGGTAAACATGCAGAGCGAGAAACCAACTATTCCCTATCCTGGATGCCTGGCTCagatgtatttctttcttttttttgcagaCCTAGAGAGCTTCCTGCTGGTGGCCATGGCCTATGACCGCTATGTGGCTATTTGCTACCCACTGCACTACACTGTTATCATGAGTCCTAAACTATGTAGCTTTCTTGTAGTGCTCTCCTGGGTCCTGACTACCTTCCATGCCTTGCTGCACACTCTGCTCATGTCCCGATTATCTTTCTGTGCCAACAACATTATCCCTCACTTCTTCTGTGACATGTCTGCCTTGCTGAAACTGGCCTGCTCAGACACAAAGCCAAATGAGTTGGTCATCTTTGTCATGGGAGGGCTGATTCTTGTTGTGCCATTCCTGCTAATTATCACATCTTACGCTCACATCATCTCTTCTATCCTTAAGGTGCCCTCAGTTAGAGGTATCCGGAAAGCCTTTTCTACCTGTGGTTCTCACCTTTCAGTGGTCTCTCTCTTCTATGGGACAGTCATTGGCCTCTACTTATGCCCTTCAACCAACAACTCCACAGTCAAGGAGACAGTCATGTCAATCATGTACACTGTGGTAACTCCAATGCTGAACCCCTTCATCTATAGTCTGAGGAATCAAGACATGAAAGGGGCCTTCAGGAAGCTCTTGGCAGGAAGAAAACTTCCCTTCCCCTGA